Proteins from a genomic interval of Xiphophorus maculatus strain JP 163 A chromosome 7, X_maculatus-5.0-male, whole genome shotgun sequence:
- the tmem50b gene encoding transmembrane protein 50B, whose product MMAGFLDNFRWPECDRFDWGERRNAVASVVAGFLFFTGWWIMIDAAVMYPSQEMMNHSFHTCGVFSTIAFFMINAVSNGQVRGDAYGEGCFGRTGARLWLFIGFMMMFGSFIGSIWILFGAYVMPKKDVSPGLAVFFQNTFIFFSSLIYKFGRTENLWG is encoded by the exons ATGATGGCGGGCTTCCTGGATAACTTCCGCTGGCCGGAGTGTGACCGGTTTGACTGGGGAGAGCGGAGGAACGCTGTGGCCTCGGTGGTGGCTGGATTCCTG ttctTCACCGGCTGGTGGATCATGATCGATGCTGCAGTCATGTACCCATCTCAGGAAATGATGAACCATTCATTCCACACATGTGGAGTCTTTTCCACCATCGCTTTCTTCAT GATCAACGCCGTTTCCAACGGCCAGGTGAGAGGAGACGCGTACGGTGAGGGCTGCTTTGGGCGGACAG GCGCTCGTCTCTGGCTCTTCATCGGCTTCATGATGATGTTTGGGTCGTTCATCGGCTCCATCTGGATCCTGTTCGGAGCGTACGTCATGCCAA AGAAAGATGTTTCTCCGGGTCTGGCCGTGTTCTTTCAGAACACCTTCATCTTCTTCAG ctctctGATCTACAAGTTCGGCCGCACAGAGAACCTTTGGGGTTAA